In a genomic window of Sphingobacteriaceae bacterium:
- a CDS encoding asparagine synthase-related protein, with product MAGIAGCIGHGPAEVHEMLSALANRGSGSATVTVHQGITLGCIGTPDTAMSAWDEYRGVIDGEFYPPEEPQATVETPGAAPTPGSADVAPGEGDVPGGYDWLHRYALQGPAVLEKVQGVFALAAVGPDGLWLARDPLGVKPLYYGFDDQGRLWFASQIKPLLGRVARPREFPPGHYYGSKAGFRQYYDLPAPTGNLQDLDQAKGTLRRRLQRAIRRRLQGPEEVGVMLSGGLDSSLCAAMAMEAREGEPLPSFAMGMTGSDDLVQAQAVARDLGTRHFQREVQPQEIIAVLPTIIEDLESFDAAVVRGAVANHFAAQLAREHVDAVITGEGADELFAGYHYLKHPRIRERLEKELQRIVRGGSRTTLQRLDRMSSRHQLMARLPFLDLDVVNFAWRVPSRWKLNPREEIEKWILRHVAEAYLSPDIVWRTKAKFALGTGVGPFLAAYAADVISPAEYQREREPLPGLILRDREELLYFRIFRDIFGSRVKDIVPVMGRSPSLNDEVAGTPV from the coding sequence ATGGCCGGCATTGCCGGCTGTATCGGCCACGGGCCGGCAGAAGTCCACGAGATGCTTTCGGCCTTGGCCAACCGGGGCTCAGGCAGCGCTACAGTAACCGTCCATCAAGGAATCACCCTGGGGTGCATCGGCACCCCCGACACAGCCATGTCCGCGTGGGATGAATACCGGGGTGTCATCGACGGGGAGTTCTATCCCCCCGAGGAGCCCCAGGCAACCGTGGAAACGCCCGGTGCGGCCCCGACGCCGGGTTCCGCCGACGTCGCCCCCGGGGAAGGAGATGTACCCGGCGGCTACGATTGGCTCCACAGGTACGCCCTGCAGGGACCGGCCGTGCTGGAGAAGGTGCAAGGGGTCTTCGCCCTGGCCGCGGTAGGCCCCGACGGCTTGTGGCTGGCCCGGGATCCCTTGGGCGTCAAGCCCCTCTACTACGGCTTCGACGATCAGGGAAGGCTTTGGTTCGCTTCCCAGATCAAGCCCCTCCTGGGCCGGGTCGCCCGGCCCCGGGAATTCCCGCCCGGGCATTATTACGGCAGCAAGGCAGGCTTCCGGCAGTATTACGATCTGCCGGCGCCCACGGGCAACCTGCAGGATCTGGACCAGGCCAAGGGCACCTTGCGCCGCAGGCTGCAGCGGGCCATCCGGCGCCGGCTCCAAGGCCCCGAAGAGGTAGGGGTGATGCTCAGCGGCGGCCTGGACTCCAGCCTGTGCGCCGCCATGGCTATGGAAGCCCGGGAAGGCGAGCCACTGCCCAGCTTCGCCATGGGCATGACGGGCAGCGACGACCTGGTGCAGGCCCAGGCCGTGGCCCGGGATCTGGGCACCCGCCACTTCCAGCGGGAGGTCCAGCCCCAGGAGATCATCGCCGTCCTGCCCACCATCATCGAAGACCTGGAATCCTTCGACGCCGCCGTGGTGCGGGGTGCCGTGGCCAACCATTTCGCGGCCCAGCTGGCCCGGGAGCACGTGGATGCCGTCATCACCGGCGAGGGGGCCGACGAGCTGTTCGCCGGCTACCATTACTTGAAGCACCCCCGCATCAGGGAGCGGCTGGAAAAGGAACTGCAGCGCATCGTCCGGGGCGGCAGCCGGACCACCCTCCAGCGGCTGGACCGGATGAGCAGCCGCCACCAGTTGATGGCCCGCCTCCCCTTTTTGGACTTGGATGTGGTAAATTTCGCATGGCGGGTGCCTTCCCGGTGGAAGCTCAACCCCCGGGAAGAAATCGAGAAATGGATTCTAAGGCATGTGGCCGAAGCATATTTGTCGCCCGACATCGTGTGGCGCACCAAGGCCAAGTTCGCCCTGGGCACCGGGGTGGGCCCCTTCCTGGCCGCCTACGCCGCCGACGTCATTTCACCCGCCGAATACCAGCGGGAGCGGGAGCCCCTGCCGGGACTGATCCTGCGCGACCGGGAAGAACTGCTCTATTTCCGCATCTTCCGGGACATTTTCGGCAGCCGCGTCAAGGACATCGTGCCCGTCATGGGCCGCAGCCCCAGCCTCAATGACGAGGTGGCGGGCACGCCGGTCTGA
- a CDS encoding 2-phosphosulfolactate phosphatase, producing MRCDVVARWQDADESLLAGRRVVVIDVLRATSTIATALAAGAAAVWPVAEVEEAFALADRLRREGHQVLLAGERKNIKVEGFDLGNSPLALTPQLLKEAQLVLTTTNGTPGLAKAKAFGAAAVYAGALINGPAVTAALAAQPDGPDITLVCAGTKGYLALEDFFCAGLIVDGLTARWPDMAVNDTARAARLAFAAAMGCWPEPLVNCSHAQSLARAGFRDDIGYCARIGTNQVVPVMMGDRLVPA from the coding sequence ATGCGCTGTGACGTAGTCGCCCGCTGGCAGGACGCCGACGAGTCCCTGCTGGCGGGCCGCCGGGTTGTGGTCATCGATGTGCTGCGGGCCACCTCCACCATCGCCACCGCCTTGGCCGCCGGTGCCGCTGCCGTGTGGCCCGTGGCCGAAGTGGAAGAGGCCTTCGCCCTGGCCGACCGGCTGCGCCGGGAAGGCCACCAGGTGCTCCTGGCCGGGGAGCGGAAAAACATCAAGGTCGAGGGATTCGACCTGGGCAACTCGCCCCTGGCCCTCACCCCCCAGTTGCTCAAGGAAGCCCAATTGGTGCTCACCACCACCAACGGGACGCCGGGGCTGGCCAAGGCCAAGGCCTTCGGGGCCGCCGCCGTTTACGCCGGCGCCCTCATCAACGGGCCCGCGGTGACCGCCGCCCTGGCGGCCCAGCCCGACGGGCCCGACATCACCTTGGTTTGCGCCGGCACCAAAGGGTATCTGGCTCTGGAAGACTTCTTCTGCGCGGGACTCATAGTGGATGGGCTCACGGCCCGGTGGCCCGATATGGCCGTCAACGACACGGCCCGGGCGGCCCGCCTGGCCTTCGCCGCCGCCATGGGCTGCTGGCCCGAGCCCCTGGTCAACTGCAGCCACGCCCAAAGCCTGGCCCGGGCCGGCTTCCGCGACGACATCGGCTACTGCGCCCGCATCGGCACCAACCAGGTTGTTCCCGTCATGATGGGCGACCGGCTGGTTCCCGCTTAA
- a CDS encoding YpdA family putative bacillithiol disulfide reductase → MQDNLDLLIVGGGPCGLACAAAAQKAGLNYVVVERGCIANSIARFPVNMTFFSTSERLAIGDIPFITPKPNPTRQEALAYYRQVTDALALKVLTYREVTRVERAGGDGFVVDTVDSRTGRGERRCRTNALVIATGYFDNPNRLQVPGEDLPHVSHYFDDAHPYYGRRVVVVGGRNSAVEAALELHRAGARVTLVHRGEDLSDRVKPWILPFIRTRLSKQEIDSRFGSRVTAIDEEGLTVEGPQGRERLPADFVFLLTGYRPDHSLLQRLGVEIDPATGRPRWNGNTMETNVPGLYVAGVLAAGYDANQIFIENGRFHGIKIVRHLLAQRGLDQAFLDQLLPLPADADSVDDPALTVEP, encoded by the coding sequence GCAGGACAATTTGGACTTGCTCATCGTAGGCGGCGGCCCGTGCGGGCTGGCCTGCGCCGCGGCCGCCCAGAAGGCGGGCCTGAACTACGTGGTGGTGGAGCGGGGCTGCATCGCCAACTCCATCGCCCGGTTCCCCGTGAACATGACCTTCTTCAGCACTTCCGAGCGCCTGGCCATCGGGGACATCCCCTTCATCACCCCGAAGCCCAACCCCACCCGGCAGGAAGCTCTGGCCTACTACCGCCAGGTGACCGACGCCCTGGCCCTGAAGGTGTTGACCTACCGGGAAGTGACCCGGGTGGAAAGGGCCGGTGGGGACGGCTTCGTGGTGGATACGGTGGACAGCCGGACCGGCAGGGGGGAGCGGCGCTGCCGCACCAACGCCCTGGTCATCGCCACCGGCTACTTCGACAACCCCAACCGCCTCCAGGTGCCGGGGGAAGACCTGCCCCACGTATCCCACTATTTCGACGACGCCCATCCTTACTACGGCCGGCGGGTCGTGGTGGTGGGGGGGCGTAACTCCGCGGTGGAGGCGGCCCTGGAACTGCACCGGGCCGGCGCCCGGGTCACCTTGGTGCACCGGGGCGAGGACTTGAGCGACCGGGTCAAACCGTGGATCCTGCCCTTCATCCGCACCCGGCTGAGCAAGCAGGAGATCGACAGCCGCTTCGGCAGCCGGGTCACGGCCATCGACGAAGAAGGGTTGACGGTGGAAGGGCCCCAGGGCCGGGAGCGCCTGCCGGCCGACTTCGTCTTCCTGCTGACGGGCTACCGGCCCGACCACAGCCTGCTGCAGCGGCTGGGCGTGGAGATCGACCCGGCCACGGGCCGCCCCCGCTGGAACGGGAACACCATGGAGACCAACGTGCCGGGCCTGTACGTGGCGGGGGTCCTGGCGGCGGGCTATGACGCCAACCAGATCTTCATCGAAAACGGCCGCTTCCACGGCATCAAGATCGTGCGCCACCTGCTGGCCCAGCGGGGGCTGGACCAGGCCTTCCTGGACCAACTGCTGCCCCTGCCGGCCGACGCCGACAGCGTGGACGATCCTGCCTTGACGGTGGAGCCTTAA